The following are encoded in a window of Pedobacter cryoconitis genomic DNA:
- the pgmB gene encoding beta-phosphoglucomutase, which yields MKDTTIACIFDLDGVLVDTAVYHYQAWKKLANSLGFDFTEAQNEQLKGVNRMRSLDMILNWGGVTKTTAEKEELATLKNSWYVAMISKMSVSEVLPGSLDLLKALKAQGIKIALGSASKNSGLILERTELAHFFDAIVDGNAVTTSKPDPEVFIKGAELLNAAAADCIVFEDAAAGVQAAIAAKMAVIGIGTEENLPGADEFHKDLSTVTVEELINLVKEKHSVKG from the coding sequence ATGAAAGATACAACTATAGCGTGCATTTTTGATTTGGATGGCGTATTGGTAGATACGGCTGTTTATCATTATCAGGCATGGAAAAAACTGGCTAACTCATTGGGTTTTGATTTTACTGAGGCGCAAAATGAACAGCTGAAAGGCGTAAACAGAATGCGTTCTCTGGATATGATTTTAAACTGGGGAGGAGTAACCAAAACTACTGCTGAGAAAGAAGAACTGGCGACTTTGAAAAATAGCTGGTATGTTGCAATGATCAGTAAGATGTCTGTTTCGGAGGTCTTGCCAGGCTCATTAGACTTGTTAAAAGCATTAAAGGCGCAGGGTATTAAAATCGCATTGGGGTCGGCAAGTAAAAATTCAGGCTTAATCCTGGAAAGAACGGAGCTGGCACATTTCTTTGATGCTATTGTAGATGGCAATGCCGTAACCACTTCAAAACCTGATCCTGAAGTTTTCATTAAAGGAGCGGAATTATTGAATGCAGCAGCAGCTGATTGTATCGTTTTTGAAGATGCAGCAGCAGGTGTGCAGGCAGCAATCGCAGCGAAAATGGCTGTAATAGGTATTGGAACGGAAGAGAATTTGCCGGGTGCCGACGAGTTCCATAAAGACCTTTCAACGGTTACCGTTGAAGAACTGATTAATCTGGTTAAAGAAAAGCATAGCGTAAAAGGGTAA
- a CDS encoding glycoside hydrolase family 65 protein yields MKNYIQAEEWNIIESGFDPHLNKISESIFSLGNGRMGQRANFEETYSGDSLQGNYVAGVYYPDKTRVGWWKNGYPEYFAKVLNAADWMGLALKLDGEVLDLSLCKVTAFQRVLNMKEGYLERTFTAELASGKQVQVKAKRFFSIANDELAALHYQLTPLNFSGKLDLISFIDGDVKNQDSNYEEKFWDEVSRAQDESGSYLTLRTKKTAFDVITGVKTVVLKNSKTVNLAIDEQSREKYLSESGSVELSLNEGIDIYKIATNLSSQNYATADLLAQAKAVVEAGVVKGFDELLKEQAAAWATKWQEGDIIIEGDVAAQQAIRFNIFQLNQTYTGKDARLNIGPKGFTGEKYGGSTYWDTEAYCIPFYLSTAPQEVSKNLLVYRYKHLEKAIENAEKLGFNKGAALYPMVTMNGEECHNEWEITFEEIHRNGAIAFAIFNYIRYTGDASYLKEYGLEVLIGIARFWKQRVNWSADKKQYVMLGVTGPNEYENNINNNWYTNTLAGWCLKYAMEAAEIVKEKDPEQYQRIVAKTSLAEEKEFADWKEISANIYLPYDEEQGVFLQQDGYLDKEQILVKDLPASERPLNQKWSWDRILRSCYIKQADVLQGMYFFEDDYDLESLRRNFDFYESRTVHESSLSPCVHSILAAKLNDGDRAYEFYLRTSRLDLDDYNNDTEDGLHITSMAGTWMSIVEGFGGMRVKNDTLCFNPFLPEQWTSFAFTIGFRGNQFNVKVTKDEIIINTTCKELLHINIFNKLQPVQAGETVINYRGLLV; encoded by the coding sequence ATGAAGAATTACATACAAGCAGAAGAGTGGAATATCATAGAGAGTGGTTTTGATCCTCATTTGAATAAGATATCGGAAAGTATATTTAGCCTTGGTAATGGCCGCATGGGGCAGCGCGCAAATTTTGAAGAAACTTACAGTGGCGATTCTTTACAAGGGAATTACGTTGCAGGCGTTTATTATCCGGATAAAACCCGCGTTGGCTGGTGGAAAAACGGATATCCTGAATATTTTGCCAAAGTACTGAATGCAGCAGACTGGATGGGGTTAGCGTTGAAGCTGGATGGAGAAGTTTTAGATTTAAGCTTATGTAAAGTAACGGCATTCCAGAGAGTGCTGAATATGAAAGAAGGTTATCTGGAACGTACATTCACTGCTGAACTGGCTTCAGGAAAACAAGTGCAGGTAAAAGCTAAGCGGTTCTTTAGTATCGCTAATGATGAGCTGGCAGCTTTACACTATCAATTAACACCTCTTAATTTTTCGGGGAAACTGGATTTGATATCTTTTATAGATGGAGATGTGAAAAACCAGGATTCTAATTACGAAGAGAAATTTTGGGATGAGGTAAGCCGCGCACAAGACGAAAGCGGATCTTATTTGACACTGCGTACTAAAAAAACAGCTTTTGATGTAATCACAGGCGTTAAAACTGTAGTGCTAAAAAATAGTAAAACGGTTAATCTTGCTATAGATGAGCAATCCCGTGAAAAATATCTTTCAGAAAGCGGATCAGTAGAGCTAAGCTTAAACGAAGGAATTGATATTTATAAAATAGCAACTAACCTGTCGTCACAAAATTATGCGACTGCTGATTTATTAGCGCAGGCTAAAGCAGTAGTTGAGGCTGGGGTAGTGAAAGGCTTTGACGAATTGTTAAAGGAACAAGCTGCTGCATGGGCAACAAAATGGCAGGAAGGTGATATTATTATCGAAGGGGATGTGGCTGCACAGCAAGCAATCCGTTTCAATATCTTCCAGCTAAATCAGACTTATACAGGAAAAGATGCGAGGTTAAATATTGGCCCGAAAGGCTTTACTGGTGAAAAATACGGAGGCTCGACTTATTGGGATACAGAAGCTTATTGTATTCCTTTCTACTTATCGACCGCGCCACAGGAGGTTTCTAAAAATCTGCTGGTTTATCGTTATAAACATTTGGAGAAAGCGATTGAGAATGCAGAGAAGTTAGGCTTTAATAAAGGAGCTGCTTTGTATCCGATGGTGACTATGAATGGTGAGGAGTGTCACAACGAGTGGGAAATTACTTTCGAAGAGATCCATAGGAACGGAGCAATTGCTTTTGCAATTTTCAACTATATCAGGTACACAGGTGATGCTTCTTATTTGAAAGAATATGGTCTGGAAGTGCTGATCGGTATAGCCCGTTTCTGGAAACAAAGGGTAAACTGGAGTGCAGATAAAAAGCAATATGTGATGTTGGGTGTAACCGGGCCTAATGAGTATGAAAACAATATCAATAACAACTGGTATACAAATACATTAGCTGGCTGGTGTTTAAAATATGCTATGGAGGCTGCTGAAATCGTGAAGGAAAAAGATCCGGAGCAATACCAGCGCATTGTGGCTAAGACATCCTTAGCAGAAGAGAAAGAATTTGCGGACTGGAAGGAAATTTCGGCAAACATTTATCTTCCCTATGATGAAGAACAGGGGGTATTCCTTCAGCAGGACGGATATCTGGACAAAGAACAGATTCTGGTGAAAGATCTTCCGGCATCAGAGCGTCCGTTAAATCAGAAATGGAGCTGGGACAGAATTTTGCGTTCATGTTATATTAAGCAGGCAGATGTTTTACAGGGGATGTATTTCTTTGAAGATGACTATGACCTGGAATCGTTAAGAAGGAATTTTGATTTTTATGAGTCGCGTACCGTTCATGAAAGTTCTTTGTCGCCTTGTGTCCATAGTATTTTAGCAGCGAAACTGAATGATGGAGACAGAGCATATGAGTTTTACTTGCGTACCTCACGTTTAGACCTGGATGATTATAACAATGATACGGAAGACGGTCTGCACATTACTTCTATGGCAGGAACATGGATGAGTATTGTAGAAGGTTTTGGCGGAATGCGCGTGAAAAACGATACGCTTTGCTTTAACCCTTTCCTTCCTGAACAATGGACTTCATTCGCATTTACAATTGGTTTCCGCGGAAATCAGTTCAATGTGAAAGTCACTAAAGACGAAATCATTATCAATACGACCTGCAAGGAGTTGCTGCACATCAATATATTTAATAAGTTACAACCTGTTCAGGCAGGTGAAACCGTAATTAACTACAGAGGACTATTGGTATGA